A single Choristoneura fumiferana chromosome 9, NRCan_CFum_1, whole genome shotgun sequence DNA region contains:
- the LOC141431239 gene encoding uncharacterized protein, whose protein sequence is MARVWFVCLLVVTVTELTIARHSYNDVPFSRSLGLSLESFGKTLLDAALNQEYLGTYQEMIRASRESFEGTPVRDVRRLRSGKHLDVINDESVQERRHSGHKIRSAAGSRRARSQAVRRDKLNNQSLRSHQAHTRQSGQRND, encoded by the exons ATGGCGCGTGTGTGGTTTGTGTGTCTCCTCGTCGTTACTGTTACCGAG TTGACCATCGCCCGCCACTCATACAATGACGTGCCGTTCTCGCGTTCGTTGGGACTGTCTCTCGAGTCTTTCGGCAAGACGCTCCTGGACGCAGCCCTCAACCAGGAGTACCTCGGCACTTACCAGGAGATGATCCGAGCAAGCAGGGAGTCTTTCGAAGGGACCCCAGTGCGTGACGTGCGGAGACTGAGGTCTGGGAAGCATTTGGATGTGATTAATGATG aaaGTGTCCAAGAGCGTCGTCACAGCGGGCACAAGATCCGGTCGGCAGCCGggtcgcggcgcgcgcgctcgcAGGCCGTACGCCGCGACAAGCTCAACAACCAAAGCCTGCGCAGCCACCAGGCGCACACGCGCCAATCCGGCCAGCGCAACGACTGA